In Blattabacterium sp. DPU, the genomic window ATGGATTCATTATTCGATTTATTTCCAAATAAATTTGAAGAGGATAAACTGATATTTAATTTTTTATTTTTTACTTCTTGATTAAAAGAATTTATAAAATATGATAAATAATCTGTATTTGGATTTTCTTTTTTTTTCTTATCTGTATTCTCCAATGCTTTTAAAAAAATAAAATTTTGAGAATTGTCAGAAAATTTTTTTAATAAATCTTTTTCAGAAATATCTAAAATCATACTGATTCCTCCTTTTAAGTCTAATCCCAGATTTAAAGTTTTTTTGTTATTCTTTATAGAATCTACGCTAGATGATGTAATATAATATAAGCAAATTATAGTCAATATTATAGTTACAAAAATCGTAAAAAAGTTTCTTACACGCATCTTATTTTTCTTATGAAATTATTATATTATTAATAAATTAAAAAATTTTTATAGCTATCTTTATTGGGATTAATAAAATTAAATGAATGCACTTGAAAAAATTTTAGCTTATTCGAAGCCCTATAAATATTATTATATCATTAACATATCATGCAATTTTTTATATTCTTTATTTTCAGTTATATCCATAATATCTATTTCACCTGTATTAAGTATTTTATTTGAACCTTCTGAATACAAAAATAAAACGACATTTTTTAATTCTTTCAATATATATTTTGATTTTATTTTAAAATATTTTCATGACTATATAAAAATATCATTATTCAAATATGGAAAAATAAATACTTTAGCTATATTTTGTTTTTTCATTATTCTTCTTTTCTTAATTCGAAATATATTTCGATATTTAGCGGAATATTTCTTAATAGGAATAAAAACTTCCATAGTTAGAAATATTAGAAATGATTTTCACAAAAAAATACTTTCTTTACCTATAATTTTTTTTTCAAATAAAAGAAATGGAGATTTAATATCTAGATTGTCTAATGATATTAATGAAATAGAAATATCTATTGTTAGTTCTTTGGCTAATTTGATTAGTTCTCCTATTATGTTTATTTTTCATTTATTAACCTTATTTTTAATTAGTTATAAGCTTACCTTATTTACTTTTTTATTGGTTCCTTTAATGGGGGTTTTTTTATCTGTTATAGGAATTAGTTTAAAAAAAGATGCAAGAGGAGCTCAAAACCAATTAGGAAAATTATTTTCTGTTATAGAAGAAACTTTAAACTCTATTAAAATTATAAATATTTTCAGTGCTGAAAATCAAATGCAAAAACGTTTTGAACAAGTATCTGAATATCAGAAAATACTTTCTGCTCGTGTTAATAGAAAAAAAGAATTAGCTTCTCCTATGAGTGAATTTTTTGGTTCCATTACAATGATTTTAATCATTTGGTATGGAGGAAAACTTTTTTTAGAAAAAAAAGGAATGGGGCCAGAAATACTTTTTCCTTTCATAGGGTTATTTTTTCAAATTATCAATCCCGCGAAAAGTTTAGTTAATTCTATATCTAATATTCAAAAAGGAAGAGCAGCTGCAGAACGTATTGTAGAAATATTGAATACCAAATGTACATCAAATGAAAAATTTAGATATAAATCCATTTTTCATTTCGAAAATGAAATTTTATTTCATAATGTATCATTTACTTATAATAAATTGATCTTAATTCAAGATTTAAGTTTCTCTTTAAAAAAAGGAAAAACTGTAGTTTTAGTGGGGAGATCCGGCAGTGGAAAATCTACCCTTGCTAATTTATTAGCCAGATTTTATGATGTTACATCTGGAGAAATTACTATAGATGGAATTAACATTAAATATTTGAAAATTAAAGATTATAGAAAATTATTAGGAATTGTTACTCAAGAACCAGTTCTTTTTAATGATTCTATTTTTAATAATATAGCATTAGGATCAGAAAAAAAAGTATCTATAAATTCTGTAATACAAGCAGCTGAAATTGCTAATGCACATTGTTTTATAGAAAAACTTCCAAAAGGGTATGATACTATTATAGGATATAATGGAAATAAATTATCCTTAGGTCAAAAACAAAGAATTAGCATAGCTAGAGCTGTATTTAAAGATCCTCCAATTATGATTTTAGATGAAGCAACTTCTTCATTAGATACAGAATCTGAAATTACAATTCAAAAAGCATTAAATAAAATAATGAAAAATAGAACATCTCTTGTAATAGCACATAAATTATCTTCTACTATTATACAAAATGCAGATCATATTATTGTATTAGAAAAAGGAAAAATTATAGAACAAGGAAAACATGATACTTTAATATCAAATAAGGGAACTTATAGTAAATTAATGGCTTTATAAAGCTTTTAAAAATGAATATTGAAAAATGTATAATACAAATTATTCATCATCCTATTCTATCTATTTCTATTATAGGAAATTTATTTTTATTAGAAAGTATTTTATCTATAGATAATGCAGCCATGTTATCTTCTATGATTCTGAATCTTAAAAAAGAAGATAGAAAAAGAGCCATAAAATATGGAATTATTGGTGCTTATTTTTTTCGATGTTTATGTCTATTATTTGCTTCTATATTGATCAAAATATGGTGGTTGAAACCATTAGGAGGAATTTACTTGATTTTTTTAGGATTAAAACATTTTTTTTTCAATAAAAATTTTATATCAAATAATTTAAAAAATGAAAAAACAAAAGATTCTTTTTGGAAAGTTGTTTTTATTATAGAAATAATGGATTTAGCTTTTTCTATTGATAATATTTTTGCATCTGTTGCATTATCTGATAATTTTATATTAATTTTTTTGGGTGTATGTATAGGAATTTTTTCTATGAGATTGATTTTACAATTTTTTGTTCGATTAATGGAAAAATTTCCAGAATTAAAACATTCTACTTTTTTTGTAATCATTATTCTTGGAATTAAACTTATTTTTTTTTCAAAAAAATATGTTCCTGATTTTGTATTATTTTTTTTTTCAGAAAAAATATTTTCTTTATTAACTTTTTTAATATTTATGTCCCCTATTTTTTTATCATGGATAAAAAAAGTAATTAATAAAAATTAAAATAATATGGTAATAGGATCTTCTAAAAAATTTTTAAGAGAATGAATATATTGACTTCCTTTAACTCCATCTATAATTCTATGATCACAAGACAATGTAATTTTCATTATATTTCCTATTTCAATTTTATAATTTTTTACGACAGGACGTACCATAATAGATCCTACAGATAATATGGATGTATTGGGAGTATTAATGATAGAAGTAAAAGATTCTATTTCATACATTCCTAAATTTGAAACAGTGAAAGTACTATTTTCTATTTCTTCCGGTTGTATTTTTTTCGATTTTGAACGTAATACTTTATCTCTAATTTCTTTGGAAATTTGTAATAATGATTTTTGATCTGCATTTTTAATAACTGGAACTATCAATCCATCTTGTATAGCTACAGCTACTCCAATATGAATATGTGGATGTATTATGATTTTTTCATCGTTCCATGATACATTTATATCAGGATGTTTTTTTAAAGATTGAGCTACTGCTTTGATAATAATATCATTGAATGATATTTTTTCTTCTAAAGAAAGTTTATGATTTAAATTTTTTCTAAATTCAATTAATTTATCCGCGTAAATTTCACTAAATAAATAATAATGTGGAGCTGAAAATTTAGAATAAGTTAAATGCTCTGCTATTTTTTTTCTGATGGAAGAATGAACAATCGTTTTTTGATTTTTTCCTTTCTTTTCCTTAAGGTTAATTTTTTCATAAGATTCTATATCTTTTTTAACAATTCTACCATATTCTCCACTTCCTTGAACATTTTCTATAGAAATTCCTATTTTTTTAGCCATTTTTTTTGCTATAGGAGAGATAAATATTTTTTGATTTTTTTCTTCTTTATTTTTATGTAATTCTGAAATAATATGATTTATATCTTCTCCTTCATAACCTATGATCGCTAATACATCATTAACACGTGTAGTTTCCCCTTCTTTAATTCCAATAAAAAGCAAAACTCCACTAACATCTATTTCAAAATCTTGAGTAGCTTTATCGGTTTCTATTTCAGCTAGAATATCGCCTTCTGAAACTTTATCTCCTATTTTTTTGTTCCATTTGATTACAGTCCCCTCTTTCATTGTATCACTTAATTGGGGCATATATATTATTTCTGCCATTATTTTAATATATTTTTATGAAAGTTAAACTTTATCTAAAAAAGGATAATTATTCTCATAATAAACTACATTATACATTTTTTCTACAGAAGGAAAATCTGATTGTTCTGCGAATTCCACACAACATTCTATTTTTTTTTTAACTTCATGTTCTATTACATTCAAATTTTCTACAGTTTCCCATTGATTCTGTAAAATCATATTTTTTAATTTTAAAATAGGATCTTTTTTTTTATACCAATTAACTTCTTCTTTGTTACGATATAATTCAGAATCAGACATAGAATGTCCCCTATATCTATATGTTTTAATATCTAAAAAAGTAGCACCTTCTCCTTTTCTCGCTTTTTCTATAGCAATAGAAGCGGCTTGTGCTATTTTTTCAGGATCCATTCCATCTACAGGATAAGAATACATTCCATATGCCTTTCCTATTTTATAAATTTCTTCTATATTACTACTTCTTTTTATGG contains:
- a CDS encoding ABC transporter ATP-binding protein, giving the protein MNALEKILAYSKPYKYYYIINISCNFLYSLFSVISIISISPVLSILFEPSEYKNKTTFFNSFNIYFDFILKYFHDYIKISLFKYGKINTLAIFCFFIILLFLIRNIFRYLAEYFLIGIKTSIVRNIRNDFHKKILSLPIIFFSNKRNGDLISRLSNDINEIEISIVSSLANLISSPIMFIFHLLTLFLISYKLTLFTFLLVPLMGVFLSVIGISLKKDARGAQNQLGKLFSVIEETLNSIKIINIFSAENQMQKRFEQVSEYQKILSARVNRKKELASPMSEFFGSITMILIIWYGGKLFLEKKGMGPEILFPFIGLFFQIINPAKSLVNSISNIQKGRAAAERIVEILNTKCTSNEKFRYKSIFHFENEILFHNVSFTYNKLILIQDLSFSLKKGKTVVLVGRSGSGKSTLANLLARFYDVTSGEITIDGINIKYLKIKDYRKLLGIVTQEPVLFNDSIFNNIALGSEKKVSINSVIQAAEIANAHCFIEKLPKGYDTIIGYNGNKLSLGQKQRISIARAVFKDPPIMILDEATSSLDTESEITIQKALNKIMKNRTSLVIAHKLSSTIIQNADHIIVLEKGKIIEQGKHDTLISNKGTYSKLMAL
- a CDS encoding dihydrolipoamide acetyltransferase family protein encodes the protein MAEIIYMPQLSDTMKEGTVIKWNKKIGDKVSEGDILAEIETDKATQDFEIDVSGVLLFIGIKEGETTRVNDVLAIIGYEGEDINHIISELHKNKEEKNQKIFISPIAKKMAKKIGISIENVQGSGEYGRIVKKDIESYEKINLKEKKGKNQKTIVHSSIRKKIAEHLTYSKFSAPHYYLFSEIYADKLIEFRKNLNHKLSLEEKISFNDIIIKAVAQSLKKHPDINVSWNDEKIIIHPHIHIGVAVAIQDGLIVPVIKNADQKSLLQISKEIRDKVLRSKSKKIQPEEIENSTFTVSNLGMYEIESFTSIINTPNTSILSVGSIMVRPVVKNYKIEIGNIMKITLSCDHRIIDGVKGSQYIHSLKNFLEDPITILF
- a CDS encoding TerC family protein — protein: MNIEKCIIQIIHHPILSISIIGNLFLLESILSIDNAAMLSSMILNLKKEDRKRAIKYGIIGAYFFRCLCLLFASILIKIWWLKPLGGIYLIFLGLKHFFFNKNFISNNLKNEKTKDSFWKVVFIIEIMDLAFSIDNIFASVALSDNFILIFLGVCIGIFSMRLILQFFVRLMEKFPELKHSTFFVIIILGIKLIFFSKKYVPDFVLFFFSEKIFSLLTFLIFMSPIFLSWIKKVINKN